In Flavobacterium endoglycinae, one DNA window encodes the following:
- a CDS encoding nuclear transport factor 2 family protein, whose product MTDDIIWEMPGIYQHVGKEEFDKEIENENFVGSPTIQIFKLIEENNTVIAEGAVQGNMTNGGKLDAVFCDVFEMENGKIKKLTSYLMSKNANLKFE is encoded by the coding sequence TTGACCGATGATATTATTTGGGAAATGCCTGGAATTTATCAGCATGTAGGCAAAGAAGAATTTGATAAAGAAATCGAAAATGAAAACTTTGTGGGAAGTCCAACCATTCAAATTTTTAAATTAATTGAAGAAAACAATACCGTAATTGCTGAAGGAGCTGTTCAGGGAAATATGACAAATGGAGGCAAACTTGATGCCGTTTTCTGCGATGTTTTTGAAATGGAAAACGGAAAAATTAAAAAACTTACCTCCTATTTAATGTCGAAAAATGCTAATTTAAAATTTGAATAA
- the abc-f gene encoding ribosomal protection-like ABC-F family protein, which yields MVILQNISYAHANKELLFDAITFTINNQDKIALIGNNGVGKSTLLKIIAGELQTSEGLIKTDAVPYYIPQIFGQFNHLTIAQALNVEEKLNAFQEILIGNVSEENLNLLNDDWTIEDRCNEALHYWQLDNLQLDQKLETLSGGQKTKVFLAGISIHQPELVLLDEPSNHLDTAGRKLLYDFIKSTSSTLLIVSHDRKLLNLLPSVFELTKHGINVYGGNYDFYTEQKQIENNALSHDIQSKEKALRKAKEKERETLERQNKLDSRGEKKQKKAGVSRIMMNTLRNNAENSTAKTKGVHAEKIGGIAKDLQDLRSALPEIDKMKFGFEKTDLHKGKILFTAKNINHNFKDQLLWKEPLDIQITSGERIAIKGLNGSGKTTLIKMITGKIEPKMGTISKAEAKIIYIDQDYSLIENELTVYEQVQKFNDSGLEEHTLKMKLNKFLFSQNDWDKSCTALSGGEKMRLLLCCLTINTKAPDIIILDEPTNNLDIQNIEILTAAINEYQGTLIVVSHDDLFLEEIGIEEFIQV from the coding sequence ATGGTTATTTTACAGAATATCTCATACGCGCATGCGAACAAAGAACTTTTGTTTGATGCAATCACTTTTACAATCAACAATCAGGATAAAATTGCCTTAATTGGCAATAACGGTGTTGGAAAATCAACTTTATTAAAAATTATCGCTGGAGAATTACAGACTTCAGAAGGTCTTATAAAAACCGATGCCGTGCCTTATTACATTCCGCAGATTTTCGGACAGTTTAATCATTTAACAATTGCTCAGGCATTAAATGTCGAAGAAAAACTAAATGCCTTTCAGGAAATTCTAATTGGAAATGTTTCCGAAGAAAACCTTAACCTGCTAAACGACGACTGGACAATCGAAGATCGCTGTAATGAAGCTTTACACTATTGGCAGCTTGATAATTTACAACTCGATCAAAAACTGGAAACGCTTAGCGGCGGACAAAAAACAAAAGTTTTTCTGGCCGGAATTTCGATTCATCAACCTGAACTTGTTTTGTTAGATGAACCGAGTAATCATTTAGATACTGCAGGCCGAAAACTATTATATGATTTTATTAAAAGTACTTCAAGTACCTTACTAATAGTGAGTCATGATCGAAAATTGCTGAATTTATTACCTTCCGTTTTTGAGCTTACGAAACACGGAATCAATGTTTATGGCGGAAATTACGATTTTTATACAGAACAAAAGCAAATCGAAAATAATGCTTTAAGCCACGATATTCAAAGTAAAGAAAAAGCACTTCGTAAAGCCAAAGAAAAAGAGCGTGAAACGCTTGAACGCCAGAACAAACTAGATTCACGAGGCGAGAAAAAACAAAAGAAAGCCGGAGTTTCGCGCATTATGATGAATACGCTGCGAAATAATGCCGAAAACAGTACCGCAAAAACAAAAGGGGTTCATGCAGAAAAAATAGGTGGTATTGCTAAAGATTTGCAAGATCTTCGTTCGGCTTTGCCAGAAATTGACAAAATGAAATTTGGTTTCGAAAAAACGGATCTTCATAAAGGTAAAATCCTTTTCACAGCCAAAAATATTAACCATAATTTTAAAGATCAATTATTATGGAAAGAACCTCTTGATATTCAAATTACAAGCGGTGAAAGAATTGCGATAAAAGGGTTAAATGGTTCTGGAAAAACAACTTTAATCAAAATGATCACTGGGAAAATTGAACCCAAAATGGGAACAATTTCTAAAGCGGAAGCCAAAATAATTTATATCGATCAAGATTATTCCTTAATCGAAAACGAATTGACGGTTTACGAGCAGGTTCAAAAATTTAACGATTCAGGTTTAGAAGAACATACCTTAAAAATGAAACTGAATAAATTTCTATTCTCTCAAAATGATTGGGACAAATCTTGTACCGCTTTAAGCGGAGGCGAAAAAATGCGTTTATTACTTTGCTGTTTAACCATTAATACAAAAGCGCCGGATATCATTATTTTAGACGAACCAACAAACAATCTTGATATTCAGAATATCGAAATCCTAACAGCCGCAATCAACGAATATCAGGGAACTTTAATTGTAGTTTCGCATGATGATTTGTTTTTAGAAGAAATAGGAATCGAGGAGTTTATACAGGTTTAG
- a CDS encoding YifB family Mg chelatase-like AAA ATPase translates to MLVKIYGSAVFGVEATTITIEVHMDKGIGYHLVGLPDNAIKESSYRIAAALKNNGLSFPGKKITINMAPADLRKEGSAYDLPLAMGILVGSDQIEAPEIEQYIIMGELSLDGSLQPIRGALPIAIKAKEEGYKGFFLPIQNVKEAAIVSDLDVYGVSNLQEIIDFFNGKGTLEPTVIDTRAEFYKTLDFPEFDFSDVRGQESIKRCMEIAAAGGHNIILIGPPGAGKTMLAKRVPSILPPMTLREALETTKIHSVAGKLKEVGLMNQRPFRSPHHTISNVALVGGGSYPQPGEISMAHNGVLFLDELPEFKRDVLEVMRQPLEDREVTISRAKFTVTYPSSFMLVASMNPSPSGFFNDPSMPNTSSPHEMQRYMSKISGPLLDRIDIHIEVTPVSFEKLADDRKAESSVEIRKRVTAAREIQTKRFEGIENIHYNAQMSSKLIREFCVLDEQLKELLKNAMERLNLSARAYDRILKVARTIADLDHSENVVSYHISEAIQYRSLDREGWLG, encoded by the coding sequence ATGTTAGTAAAAATTTACGGAAGTGCCGTTTTTGGAGTTGAAGCTACAACTATTACAATCGAAGTGCACATGGATAAAGGGATTGGTTATCATTTAGTTGGACTTCCGGATAATGCCATAAAAGAAAGCAGTTACCGAATCGCAGCCGCTTTAAAAAACAACGGATTAAGTTTTCCAGGAAAAAAAATCACGATAAATATGGCTCCTGCTGATCTAAGAAAAGAAGGCTCTGCTTATGATTTGCCACTTGCTATGGGGATTTTGGTTGGTTCAGATCAAATAGAAGCCCCTGAAATCGAACAATATATAATTATGGGAGAACTTTCGCTTGACGGAAGTTTACAGCCTATTCGAGGGGCTTTGCCTATTGCCATAAAAGCAAAAGAAGAAGGATATAAAGGTTTTTTTCTGCCCATTCAAAATGTAAAAGAAGCCGCAATCGTATCAGATTTAGATGTATATGGCGTTTCTAATCTTCAGGAAATAATTGATTTCTTCAATGGAAAAGGCACTCTTGAACCTACCGTTATCGATACTCGCGCCGAATTTTACAAAACATTAGATTTTCCAGAATTTGACTTTTCAGATGTCCGCGGACAAGAAAGCATCAAACGTTGTATGGAAATTGCAGCAGCAGGGGGACATAACATCATTTTAATAGGTCCGCCGGGAGCAGGAAAAACCATGCTTGCAAAACGTGTCCCGAGTATTTTACCGCCTATGACCTTGCGTGAAGCACTCGAAACAACAAAAATTCATAGTGTGGCAGGAAAGCTGAAAGAAGTAGGTTTGATGAATCAGCGTCCGTTTAGAAGTCCGCATCATACTATTTCGAATGTTGCACTTGTGGGTGGCGGAAGTTATCCACAGCCAGGCGAAATTTCAATGGCACATAATGGTGTTTTGTTTTTAGATGAATTACCGGAATTTAAAAGAGATGTTTTAGAAGTAATGCGTCAGCCGCTTGAAGATCGTGAAGTTACGATTTCAAGAGCGAAATTTACGGTTACGTATCCATCGTCATTTATGTTGGTGGCTAGTATGAATCCAAGTCCAAGCGGATTTTTTAACGATCCGAGTATGCCGAATACTTCCTCTCCGCATGAAATGCAGCGATACATGAGCAAGATTTCAGGTCCGCTTTTAGATCGAATCGATATTCATATTGAAGTAACACCAGTTTCTTTCGAAAAGTTAGCTGATGACCGCAAAGCCGAAAGTAGTGTTGAAATCCGAAAACGTGTAACGGCCGCTAGAGAAATTCAAACCAAACGTTTTGAAGGAATCGAAAACATACATTACAATGCGCAAATGAGTAGTAAACTAATCCGTGAGTTTTGTGTTTTGGATGAACAATTAAAAGAACTTCTGAAAAATGCCATGGAACGCTTGAATCTTTCTGCGAGAGCTTATGACAGAATATTGAAAGTGGCACGCACAATCGCTGATTTAGATCATTCTGAAAATGTGGTTTCGTATCATATTTCTGAAGCTATTCAATACAGAAGTCTGGATCGAGAAGGATGGCTGGGATAA
- a CDS encoding glycosyl-4,4'-diaponeurosporenoate acyltransferase CrtO family protein, with amino-acid sequence MKKTLLLILIATATIGSTFALVYYIKIDKFSFAWALNFLLMLFVTYFTDALKSPLASSYYDEKTWEKRGKVYENLGINIFRKLLVLVGWEKVIRKTFPIEKNTKSLEKLYYQTKKSELDHLIILIIVLGFNVFVALEFGFVKSLSLLVLNLLLNLYPIFLQRYNRPRIAKALRLSLRK; translated from the coding sequence ATGAAAAAAACTTTACTTTTAATTCTTATCGCTACAGCCACCATTGGATCTACGTTTGCTTTAGTATATTATATTAAAATAGATAAGTTTTCATTTGCCTGGGCTTTAAACTTTTTGCTGATGCTTTTTGTAACTTACTTTACGGATGCACTAAAAAGCCCGCTTGCTTCTTCGTATTACGATGAAAAAACTTGGGAAAAAAGAGGAAAGGTTTACGAGAATCTTGGTATAAATATTTTTAGAAAATTATTAGTTTTGGTTGGCTGGGAAAAAGTAATCCGAAAAACTTTTCCAATCGAAAAAAACACAAAATCTTTAGAGAAACTATATTATCAAACCAAAAAATCAGAACTGGATCATCTTATAATTTTAATTATAGTATTAGGATTTAATGTTTTCGTGGCACTTGAATTTGGATTTGTCAAATCGCTATCATTATTAGTATTAAATCTGCTGCTTAATCTTTATCCAATTTTCCTTCAAAGATATAATCGTCCAAGAATTGCGAAGGCGCTCAGATTAAGTTTGAGAAAATAA
- a CDS encoding Gfo/Idh/MocA family protein, with the protein MKNHKIKWGIVGLGNIAHQFAADLLLIEDAQLIAVASRDLSKAKEFAEKYKAPKAYKSYDLLFNDPEVDIVYIATPHNSHAELSIKALENNKHVLCEKPMALSYKDAERMIEVSKKYNTFFMEAFWTRFIPSVQDVLQKINDGNIGKVNYIKADFAFYGSETEHKRLFDKELGGGALFDIGVYPLFLSYLLLGKPKEILAKAIKHANDIDLQTSIILQYESAQAILHASIVSDSDMKAIISGTLGRIELNAPWFVADGYSLFKNEEKEAVFTLPTLGKGYSHEIIECHTCIRNNQIESKLWSHQNSLDLSRIVEEVRIRS; encoded by the coding sequence ATGAAAAATCATAAGATTAAATGGGGAATTGTCGGCCTCGGAAATATTGCACATCAATTCGCAGCAGACTTATTATTAATTGAAGATGCACAATTAATTGCTGTGGCCTCGAGAGACCTTTCTAAAGCCAAAGAATTTGCAGAAAAATACAAAGCCCCTAAAGCTTACAAATCTTATGATTTACTTTTTAATGATCCTGAAGTTGATATTGTGTACATTGCAACGCCTCATAATTCACATGCCGAATTATCAATAAAGGCACTCGAAAATAATAAACATGTTTTATGTGAAAAACCAATGGCATTATCTTATAAAGATGCTGAACGCATGATAGAAGTTTCTAAAAAATACAATACCTTTTTTATGGAAGCATTCTGGACACGTTTTATTCCATCTGTTCAAGATGTTTTACAGAAAATAAATGATGGTAATATTGGAAAGGTAAATTACATTAAAGCCGATTTTGCCTTCTACGGAAGTGAAACCGAACACAAACGTCTTTTCGATAAAGAATTAGGAGGAGGAGCGCTGTTTGATATTGGAGTTTATCCGCTGTTTCTGTCTTATTTATTACTTGGAAAACCCAAAGAGATTCTAGCAAAAGCGATAAAACATGCCAACGATATTGATTTACAGACTTCGATAATACTTCAATACGAATCGGCGCAGGCGATTTTGCATGCGTCTATTGTTTCTGATTCTGATATGAAAGCTATAATCTCAGGAACATTGGGAAGAATAGAATTAAATGCTCCTTGGTTTGTAGCCGATGGTTATTCTTTATTTAAAAACGAAGAAAAAGAAGCTGTTTTTACTTTGCCAACTTTAGGAAAAGGATATTCACATGAAATTATCGAATGCCATACCTGTATTCGAAACAATCAAATTGAAAGCAAACTTTGGTCGCATCAAAATAGTTTGGATTTAAGCAGAATAGTTGAGGAAGTTAGAATTAGATCATAA
- a CDS encoding ammonium transporter yields the protein MRKIILSVILITILVLTFISNFIIADNPIPAEAVKFDTGDTAWMIVATAFVLLMTPGLGFFYGGMVGKKNVISTMLQSFMAMVIVTILWTVVAFGLAFGPTIGGIIGNPSENLFFAGVGTNTAWSLAPTIPFILFALFQAKFAIITPALITGAFAERVRFWAYLLFMVLFILLIYAPLAHMTWHPDGVFFKMGVLDFAGGTVVHMSAGWAALAGAIFLGKRKVQKVNPARITYVLLGTGLLWFGWFGFNAGSALGANGLAAQALGTTTVAAAAAAMAWVFLDKILGHKLSALGACIGAVVGLVAITPAAGFVSIPHAIFIGLFSAIVSNIVVSKFPKGKIDDALDVFACHGVGGMVGMLLTGVFASKAINPAVGDNQGLIFGTPTLFINQLIALVVVSIFAFVASYVLFFIVNKITPLRVTEEKEELGLDISQHGEFL from the coding sequence ATGCGAAAAATTATTTTAAGTGTGATTCTTATCACTATTTTGGTACTAACCTTTATATCAAACTTTATTATTGCTGACAACCCCATTCCAGCAGAAGCTGTAAAGTTTGATACAGGAGATACTGCCTGGATGATCGTTGCAACTGCATTTGTATTGTTAATGACTCCTGGTTTAGGATTTTTCTATGGAGGTATGGTTGGTAAGAAAAACGTAATTAGTACTATGCTGCAAAGTTTTATGGCAATGGTAATTGTTACAATTTTATGGACTGTTGTTGCTTTTGGTTTGGCTTTTGGACCAACAATTGGAGGAATTATCGGAAACCCTTCTGAGAATTTGTTCTTTGCAGGAGTTGGAACTAATACTGCATGGAGCCTTGCACCAACGATTCCATTTATTTTATTCGCATTATTCCAGGCAAAATTCGCTATCATTACTCCTGCATTAATTACAGGTGCATTTGCAGAGCGTGTACGTTTCTGGGCTTATTTATTATTCATGGTTTTATTTATATTATTGATATATGCGCCGCTTGCTCATATGACTTGGCATCCTGATGGAGTTTTCTTTAAAATGGGAGTATTAGACTTCGCTGGTGGAACAGTAGTTCACATGAGTGCTGGATGGGCTGCATTAGCGGGAGCTATCTTCTTAGGAAAAAGAAAAGTTCAAAAAGTGAATCCTGCGAGAATTACATATGTATTATTAGGAACAGGTTTACTTTGGTTTGGATGGTTTGGTTTTAACGCTGGATCTGCATTAGGAGCAAATGGTCTTGCTGCTCAAGCTTTAGGAACCACTACGGTTGCTGCCGCTGCCGCTGCAATGGCTTGGGTTTTCCTTGATAAAATTTTAGGTCACAAATTATCTGCTCTTGGAGCTTGTATTGGAGCTGTTGTAGGTCTTGTGGCTATCACACCTGCTGCTGGTTTCGTAAGTATCCCTCACGCAATCTTCATCGGTTTATTCTCTGCAATTGTAAGTAACATTGTAGTAAGCAAATTCCCTAAAGGTAAAATTGATGATGCCCTTGATGTATTTGCTTGTCACGGTGTTGGTGGTATGGTAGGTATGCTTTTAACTGGTGTTTTCGCTTCAAAAGCAATCAATCCTGCTGTTGGAGATAATCAAGGTTTAATCTTCGGAACTCCAACATTATTCATCAATCAGTTAATTGCTTTAGTTGTCGTTTCAATCTTCGCATTTGTAGCTTCTTATGTATTGTTTTTCATTGTAAACAAAATTACACCGCTAAGAGTTACTGAAGAAAAAGAAGAACTAGGATTAGATATTTCTCAACACGGAGAATTCTTATAA
- a CDS encoding protein-disulfide reductase DsbD family protein, with the protein MNFNQNLNTITSRSIWNRITVFLLFFFFALNSNAQILEPVKWTSKIEKKGNNALLIFDAVIEKDWHMYSQFTPDGGPLALEITFKNQKGNYELVGKAKEGKTRTAFNDVFGVDETFFEGKAHIEQEIKIINPNLKTVDVDFDFQVCKEVCINSSKKFSISVPSTFKMDEVPALTEAKLDETKVTGLAIDTIKKEAAAQPKTETAQTAKEEIPASAPARSLWSIFFIAFISGFAALLTPCVFPMIPMTVSFFTKQSKSRAKGIRNAIFYGLSIIAIYVILGLIVTKIFGADALNALSTDVWFNLIFFVILVVFATSFLGAFEIMLPNSWANKADQQADKGGIVGILFMALALAIVSFSCTGPIVGTLLVDAASNGGIAPIVGMLGFSSALALPFMLFAMFPGWLNSLPKSGGWLNTVKVVLGFLELAFAFKFLSNADLVLQLHFLEREVFIAIWIAIFGALTLYLFGKITLPHDSPTHHISVGRLYLGLLTLVFTMYLIPGLWGAPLKLISAFPPPPTYSESPFGVGGSVNGVSSEAGKGMPEGAELGPHGIMVFHDYEDGLAYAKAINKPIMLDFTGYACVNCRKMENNVWSEPTILPILKNDVVLISLYVDDKRELPKEEQFTTEAGDKIITAGDKWTDFMISKYKTNTQPLYVITDLEANNLNASKPTISYVSADEYLKWLKEGISNFK; encoded by the coding sequence ATGAACTTTAATCAAAACCTAAACACGATAACTTCAAGAAGTATCTGGAACAGAATCACAGTTTTTTTACTGTTTTTCTTTTTTGCTTTAAATAGTAATGCCCAAATACTCGAACCTGTAAAATGGACGTCAAAAATTGAGAAAAAAGGAAACAATGCCTTATTGATTTTTGATGCCGTAATCGAAAAAGACTGGCATATGTATTCGCAGTTTACACCAGATGGCGGACCTCTAGCTTTGGAAATTACGTTTAAAAACCAGAAAGGAAATTATGAGTTAGTTGGAAAAGCCAAAGAAGGTAAAACCAGAACGGCTTTTAATGATGTTTTCGGTGTAGACGAGACTTTCTTTGAAGGAAAAGCACACATCGAACAAGAAATAAAAATCATCAATCCAAACTTAAAAACGGTTGATGTTGATTTTGATTTTCAGGTTTGTAAAGAAGTTTGTATCAATTCAAGCAAGAAATTTTCAATTTCAGTACCTTCTACTTTCAAAATGGATGAAGTTCCTGCTTTAACAGAAGCTAAATTGGATGAAACAAAAGTGACAGGTCTGGCGATTGATACTATTAAAAAAGAAGCAGCAGCACAGCCAAAAACTGAAACAGCACAAACAGCAAAAGAAGAAATCCCTGCCTCTGCACCAGCAAGAAGTTTGTGGTCAATCTTTTTTATAGCTTTTATATCAGGATTCGCGGCATTATTAACGCCATGCGTTTTCCCAATGATTCCTATGACGGTGAGCTTCTTCACTAAACAAAGTAAAAGCCGAGCAAAAGGAATTAGAAATGCTATTTTCTACGGACTTTCAATTATTGCTATTTATGTGATTTTAGGTCTTATCGTGACTAAAATATTTGGTGCCGATGCTTTAAACGCTTTGTCTACAGATGTTTGGTTTAACCTGATTTTCTTTGTGATTTTAGTGGTTTTTGCTACATCATTTTTGGGGGCTTTCGAAATTATGCTTCCAAATTCATGGGCAAACAAAGCAGATCAACAAGCAGATAAAGGCGGTATAGTTGGAATCTTATTTATGGCATTGGCGCTTGCAATTGTATCATTTTCTTGCACAGGACCAATTGTAGGAACGTTATTAGTGGATGCGGCTTCAAACGGAGGAATTGCTCCAATTGTGGGAATGTTAGGATTCTCATCTGCACTGGCACTTCCGTTTATGTTATTTGCTATGTTCCCGGGCTGGTTAAATTCATTACCAAAATCTGGCGGATGGCTGAATACAGTAAAAGTGGTCCTAGGGTTTTTAGAATTGGCTTTCGCATTCAAATTTTTATCAAACGCTGATTTAGTTTTACAATTGCATTTCTTAGAAAGAGAAGTTTTTATTGCGATTTGGATTGCTATTTTCGGTGCGCTTACTTTATATTTATTCGGAAAAATTACATTGCCTCATGATAGTCCTACGCATCATATTTCGGTTGGAAGACTGTATTTAGGATTGTTGACTTTAGTGTTCACGATGTATTTAATTCCAGGACTTTGGGGTGCACCTTTGAAATTAATAAGTGCATTTCCGCCGCCTCCAACCTACAGTGAAAGCCCGTTTGGAGTAGGAGGTTCTGTTAATGGAGTTTCTTCTGAAGCTGGAAAAGGAATGCCGGAAGGTGCCGAATTAGGTCCGCACGGAATTATGGTTTTTCACGATTATGAGGATGGATTAGCTTACGCAAAAGCAATTAATAAACCAATTATGCTTGATTTTACTGGGTATGCTTGCGTAAACTGTAGAAAAATGGAGAATAATGTTTGGTCTGAACCAACGATTCTTCCCATTCTGAAAAATGATGTGGTTTTGATTTCGCTTTATGTAGATGACAAACGTGAATTGCCAAAAGAAGAGCAGTTTACAACTGAAGCTGGAGATAAAATCATTACGGCAGGAGATAAATGGACAGATTTTATGATTTCAAAATATAAAACTAACACACAGCCTTTATATGTAATTACAGATTTGGAAGCAAACAATTTAAACGCTTCTAAACCAACAATCAGTTACGTAAGTGCTGATGAATATTTGAAATGGCTGAAAGAAGGGATTTCGAATTTTAAGTAG
- the tilS gene encoding tRNA lysidine(34) synthetase TilS: MFSKFKNHIVSRFPFLAEKKLFLAVSGGLDSMVLLHLFKQLNYEIAVLHCNFQLRGLESFGDQEFIQNYCDQNNIKIFTTQFDTEAFANDYKVSIQVAARELRYSWFYELLEEKNFDFLLTAHHADDNLETFIINLTRGTGLEGLTGIPEQNDKIIRPLLPFSRDEILKYAEEHKIEWREDSSNASTKYLRNKIRHDLVPILKEINPNFLDAFQKTQSFLQESNEMVEDASIMVYQQVAKEAGDDIHFDLNQLKKLPNYKSYLYQWLKEFGFSAWNDIYDLVEGQSGKQIFAEEFRLLKNREMLILTPFSGTSEKEEFEISENDTEVNFPLKMTLCNVGHTTFGSNRTIFVDAEKIHFPLILRKWNEGDIFQPFGMNGKSKKVSKLFKDEKLSLIEKEKTWILWSGDKIVWVIGIRQDERFKIENTTNKILKIEMQ, from the coding sequence ATGTTTTCAAAATTCAAAAATCATATCGTTTCCCGTTTTCCTTTTTTGGCAGAGAAAAAGCTTTTTCTCGCTGTAAGCGGCGGATTAGACAGTATGGTTTTATTGCATTTATTTAAACAATTAAACTACGAAATAGCAGTTCTGCATTGCAATTTTCAGCTTCGCGGACTAGAAAGTTTTGGAGATCAAGAATTTATTCAAAACTATTGCGATCAAAACAATATCAAAATTTTTACGACCCAATTTGATACCGAAGCTTTTGCCAATGATTACAAAGTTTCGATACAAGTTGCAGCAAGAGAACTTCGCTACAGCTGGTTTTATGAACTTTTAGAAGAAAAAAACTTTGATTTTCTATTAACTGCTCATCACGCCGATGATAATCTGGAAACTTTTATTATCAACTTAACGCGAGGAACTGGATTAGAAGGATTAACTGGAATTCCAGAACAAAACGATAAAATAATCCGTCCGCTGCTTCCATTTTCTAGAGATGAAATCTTGAAATACGCTGAAGAGCACAAAATAGAATGGAGAGAAGACAGCAGTAATGCTTCGACTAAATATCTTCGAAATAAAATTCGTCATGATTTAGTTCCCATTTTAAAAGAAATCAATCCTAATTTTTTGGATGCTTTTCAGAAAACACAATCTTTTCTGCAGGAATCAAATGAAATGGTGGAAGATGCTTCAATTATGGTATATCAGCAAGTTGCTAAAGAAGCTGGAGATGATATTCATTTCGATTTGAATCAGCTTAAAAAACTTCCGAATTATAAATCATATTTGTACCAATGGCTGAAAGAATTTGGATTTTCGGCTTGGAACGATATCTATGATTTAGTGGAAGGACAGTCTGGAAAACAAATTTTTGCAGAAGAATTCAGATTGTTGAAAAACAGAGAAATGTTGATTTTAACGCCCTTTTCGGGAACATCAGAAAAAGAAGAATTTGAAATTTCTGAAAACGATACAGAAGTTAATTTTCCCTTAAAAATGACACTTTGTAACGTAGGTCACACAACATTCGGTTCAAATAGAACTATATTTGTCGACGCTGAAAAAATCCATTTTCCACTTATATTACGTAAATGGAATGAGGGTGATATTTTCCAGCCTTTTGGAATGAATGGTAAGTCAAAAAAAGTCAGCAAACTTTTTAAAGACGAGAAATTATCCCTGATTGAAAAAGAAAAAACATGGATTTTATGGTCGGGAGATAAAATTGTATGGGTAATCGGAATCAGACAGGACGAACGTTTTAAAATTGAAAATACCACAAATAAAATACTTAAAATAGAAATGCAATAA